Genomic DNA from Brienomyrus brachyistius isolate T26 chromosome 22, BBRACH_0.4, whole genome shotgun sequence:
ccccatgattcattgcatccCAGGAATTCTTGCCAGGAATACAAGTACAACCTTTGCCAAACAAGAACGaccccatgattcattgcatccCAGGAATTCTTGCCAGGAATACAAGTACAACCTTTGCATCCTTGATATTGAGAAACATCCAAGACTTTACGTGTCTCTACTGCATGATCATTTAGTCGTTGTGAGACTATATTGCAATAACACCAATTACTATTGGCTACCacataattattttgattatacataaAGGCCCATCCTTTTGCAATATCCCCTTGACTATCAATGATCACGTTACACAGAATAGGCAAACATCTGAGTCCCCACCCTGCTTCTGTTTCttaatatatgaaatataatgTAACGCAATCAGTACAAACTCAGAATTactaaaaataaagtaaaaaatcGTGTTACCCAATACATAATGACATGACGCAGTGTGCAAAAATCAGAGATGAACATTTCAGGTccataaagtaaaaatccagaccaagattttgtttcagccaagcaGTTCAGTGCTCTGTGTACTTCACACTTTAtaagtggttgaaacaaaatcttggtctggagttTTACTTCCACCCCTGGCAAAAATAAATCTGTAAGGAAATTCATCTATATGCCCACCAATCTTCCAAAAAAACTGACCAAACAAAGGTGGTGAGGGTACAACTCGCCTATTACAGGCAGCACAGAGTGGCGGGGGGCACCCTGAGTGGAAGGCCGGTGTATCGCAGGACAGACAAACGTGTACAGCCAGTCCCTCACCACGATACAGAGATGCTAGTTAACCTACCTAGCTGTCTGTGGTTGGGCTGGGAAATGTGTCCTTGCAGGAAGACAGGAAGGCCTGCAGTCTGCCCCGTGGTCGAGCTATTGTGCCCCCTAAAACACCACCCACTAAGGCAGGGGTGGGCAAGCTTACCCAGAAATGGCAGCTGTGTATGCGAGTTTtcactccctaattagattactaattagaggagtgattggctgaggagtcctcacacctgggtttgaacagctgaccttaaAGGTtacccccaaaaacctgcaaacacaccagcCTTTTACACTAaggtatttaatttaatttaatttaatttaatttaatttaatttaatgttaCAGCTTCGGTTGAAGTCAGATTTTCCAATAACGCCCCCCCACTTGACAGCTTGACAGCTTTTAAAGGTAACGTGACAGCCCCCATACCATCAATCCCCACCCGattcaggaccccccccccccgccccccatattttgaaatatttgaCTGTAGACATGAATCATGTGACCTGATAAAACCAGGTGACAGCTGATACCTAAGCCATGTACCTAATTAACTTACAGGAATGCATTCCTATCAGGACGACCAATTTAGGGCAGTGTAAATGAAATGATAAatatactctgtgtgtgtgtgtgtgtgtgtgtgtgtgtgtgtgtgtgtgtgtgtgtgtgtgtgtgtgtgtgtgatatatacatacatatatctgtgtgtgcatggttgtgtgtgtgttgcagtATTCATTAAATATGATTAATTCTGATTATATTTTGCAAACACTAGCACTAATTAATTTTGCCTtacagtcacaaatacagtgcttAGACTGAACATAGTGATGGTTTTAGTCACGTTCATCTGACTAAGTATCTGATTTTTGCTGGCACTTTACAAAATAGTATGACTCTATAATACAGTATGTGTACAGATAATACTGTAATGTACTGTAGCACTCATTGCCTTCTGCTTTCTTCGTACCAGTATAAAAATGACTGTGTTGTTTAAGTATGTCCACTAGAGGGAGCATTGCACAAGTTGAAACAGCTACCATCTCACTTTCATAAAGGTCAGCAATTTTGTACATATTTTATATGGAAGACACTATTGCTGCACCATCTATTCTGAAAAAAATTTGATTTCCCAGGAAGTACAAGAGAGTaagtttatatttacatttaaatgatgGGTTATGCCTGTTTTTTATCGTTTAAATGTTTTCACAGGATGAGGCGGAGACCCTCCCCAAGGTGGTACTTTCTAAGACCAAGAACAGCCAAGAGGTAGCAGATGAAGGAGGGGCTGAGGGGAACATAGAACCTGAAGAAGGTGAAGAGGAGCCTCCCAATGGATTGTCCCCTGAAGATGAGGTGGAAATCGAGGAGATCATTGAGGAGTCACGGGCCCAGCGCATCAAGCGTAGTGGCCTGCAGCGCATGGACAACATCAAGAAGGCCTTCTCCaaggagaagatggagaagactCGGCAGAAGACTCAGGAGAACCTGAAGATGACCCGACAGAGAACCCGGGAGAACCTGGAAAAGACCAGGTACAACTTTCAGAAGAAGATGGGCAAACTGAGCACGCGGATGTCGGTCAGGTCTGAGCGCAAGGAGAAGTTAAAGGTCTCGCGGGAGAAGCTGAAGAAGTCCTTCAAGCCGGACCACGCCATTTACGCCCGCTCCAAGGTGACCGTCTACAGAGTGCCGCCCTTCACCTTCCGCGTGAAGAAGATCCGGGGTGGCGAAGTGGAGGTGCAGGGCTCTGAGGTGGatgaggagcaggaggaggaggctGGAGAAGAAGAGGAAAGGGAGGTTCACGAGACGGAAGGGCTTCTGAAGGAGGGTGGGCAGGAGCTTCCCCCCCTGCTGCTTGCAGAGGAGGACTTGGAGCAGGTTAAGGTGAAGAACGGCAGCAGGAGGAAGACTGAATAGTTCAAGGGACAGTgacttgggtgggggggcaggcgggGGGGACGGGGGTAGGGGTTGTAAGGAAGACTTCTGTTAGCTTATGTTTCCCCATCATTTCTAACGTAACCACCCTAACATCCCCGTTACGACAAAAAGCAATTTCTTTCCTGCATTCTCTGTGTCGTTGTTTTTTAAACAGTATTCTGTGTTTggcttttctccttctttcaggacagattcttttttttttgggggggggggggtatcgatCATACTTATCTTTCTGCTGTTGTTTGTGACATACTTCAAAGAGGAATATATGGAGGTATGTCGGTATATTGAGTatgagaattgtaaaaacaatAAGATTATTGTGCGTAAATAATACAAATACAGAATAAATTCTCCTGATTTAGTTAATCAGCAATATTTATTTCATTGACTCACTATTTGCTAATTAAAAGCACAATTAAACTTTATTATATTATGAATGAAATTCAGTCATGAAGTATTCACTGCTTCATTCAGTCCTCCTGTGAAATGCCTGTTTTTTCCATTGAGGAGTAATTGGTTAAAATGTGCGCTAATTTGTGCAGCGTTGATGACATATTACAGTATAACATGATTACCTTTCATACCTTGCTGTATGACCACTGATCTTCAGTCTTGTTAACACAGGACGAAGAAGTGAAAATGGAGTCATtgaaattttcttttttttaccccACTGGTGTGTTTTAGTATGAGTGCATATGATTATGTGGCCATGTGGTGGATAAACAATGAAGATTAATTGTCTAGCTGGAGATGAGATGTTTTTCGTAGCTTCAAGGAGATGGGAGCATTTTATGGGAAcgcatttagaaaaaaaaaaacaaaattgcaAATTGGGTTTTTAAAGATTAATGATACCACAAGATGTTAAATAGCCAATCACAAATTTAAATGTTTACATATTATTCTTGTTTTCTCTATCAAGTTCTCTGTCctgacattaaaaaaaaataccacaAGCCTACTCTTACTGTTGTTTCATTAaacacacttaaaaaaaaaaaaggttttatttaattattagtgTCAAGCACGAGAAATTTTTTTCTGCCAAAAAACTGCAACATAATTGCAAGCGTATATTTACTGTATTTACTGCTCCTGGCCGTACAAGCTCTGCTGTAGCATATAAAAACATAGATTTTATTCCTACCAAGTGTTTACTTGTATAATCAATCAATACATAATCAACACTGACAGCTTTTAATGGACCTTCAGGGTTTACTTCGCACTTTACTGTGTGTGCATATGGAGAACGGACTGTGCTAGCCAGCTGTCTGCTTTTCACACAGCAGCAGAAATGCAACTATGAGAGAGTGTATTTGACGAGCAAGATATACAGTAAGAGAAAAACTTTCGGTTTCAGTTGTGGAGCTCATCCAGCCTCTCATCCCCCCTGTGGCTGCATCCCGAGCCTGATTGGATgtaaactttaaagaatactaTCATCATTTCCTCAGGAACCCCAACCTCACTTGGCTTCTTGTAAATTCCAACAacacgtgctttttttttttttaatatttctgtttctCGTCCTGTCATTGACGGGAAGTTGGGAGGGAAATCAATAGGATTGAATCATATAAAGTGTTTCCCGGCAAAGACACCACATACaaaacagctgtgtgtgtgtgtgtgtggtggggagggggggggttgtctcAATGCAACACGTCCTAGAAAGTACATAaaggatatttttattttatatgatgTAGATAACAAGCAGCACGGCCTTCAAAATGTACTTCTTAATGATTTTGTAAGATTACTTCATAAATAAAATtacttatttcattataactAGCAGAAATCTTTTGGGGAGTTTTGTCTGGTCATCTACCCATTTACAAAGACCAGAAGACTTAGTTTCCCTTATGTGCAGCTAAATTCACAATTGAGAAATTAAGTAATTAATCAAGCAATACATATTTACTGGATTTGGATTAAGGTTATTAAATGATAACCGATACCGACCGTCCATCCAACATCCATAAAACAAGCTTAACTTCTAGAGTCACTGCAAACAGAAATGCAATCCCTCAAATCAGGAAATTTAAAAGATATAATATGTAACAAATATATGCATGTCCATTCTTTGTTCATTTTGGAAACTTTGATTCCAGAGGGAACAAAACTCCTTAATTCTGCCCATCATACTGAGCAGTGTATTATCTAATAATTATGCAGCAGATGATAGGAGATTTCTGTCTGTACCCCAATGAGCACACACTCCCTAATAactgatattttaataaaagcAACTCAAATTATGCTTCCACTGACTCAATGTGTCTGTCAACGATATTGCTAACTGGTTCAAGTATTCATTCTATAGTGTTTCTACAAATCACAGTGTCTTCTTCATTGAATATGATACTGAGGATTCGATGAGTATTCCTTCTCTGTTTGTGACACTGAATATTCCATAAGCATTCCTTCTTTACTGTTTGTGACAATGACTATTCCATGAGTCTTGCTTCTTTAGTGTTTGTGATCAAAAGGGAGACTTGAGTGAGAGGGCTCGTTGCCTGAATCCATTCTGCTGTAGGACACCCacaacacccacccacccagtcTTACAGGGACATCGAGTATTCCGTAAATATTCCTTCTAGAGTGTTGCAGTCCATTGTAGGCGTCTGGTTTCCTTTATCTTATTGTCAAAAGTTTCCATCTTGTTATATATCATTCATTTGTTCTTCACCAGATAATCTTCCACATATCAAAGAGACATTGTGCTTCATGGCTGTTAATCCAGAAAACAGACACAGCTGGAGCCGACCcagcagaggtggagagttcaggtccagagagtataaatccagaccaaggttttgtttcgacCAACCAGTCAAGTAtatgagtcacagtcacagagtattcaacaggttggttgaaacaaaatcgtggcctggatttatactctctggacctgaactctccacctctgctACCCAGGCAGTCCACAGTACAAAACAAGGGTACACTCACTTATGCTattccagcccattgcaggccacacacacacacacacacacacattcctgaTGGTACCAAGTCACGGTGCTACCTGCTGAGTTACTGTCCATAGAATCTTTTTCTGTAAATCGTTACCATCTCATTACACCATTTCTCATTTAGAATATATCATGTTCTAACCATTACTACTATACCTGATCACAATCATAAAACACATTCCATATAATTTGCCTATAAAAGCGATCCTCTGTGGAACCTGAACTGCCACACTCAGGGCATTACTTACTAAGATAAAATACTGCGTGGAGAAAGTTCCAGAttgggaaagttcaggttcaaatccagaccaagattttgcttcaaccagccagttgagtactTTTTGACTGTGATCGTTTATgctcaactagttggttgaaacaaaatcttggtctagatttGTACTTTTCAAACCTGAACTTTCTGAATCTGGAATATTTTGTCTTAGTAATGTAAAAGTAATGTGTGATGTGAAAGTTTGTCATGCGGTGTGCAAATTCATCACAATCATAATGAAAAGGGGCAAATTATGATGAATTGCAAGAGTTTAAATTCAAGAGTGAATAGACTTTAAcacatattattttaaaaacattaaaaaccagTTTCCTTCTGAAAAATTAAGTCATTGTGACTTTTGACTGTTATATGTTATACTTAGTTTTCAATCATCCTTCTTATCAGAGAACTGAAAGAAAACACACATATAAATAGCGTcacaaaatatccatccatccatccatccatccatccatccatattctgtaCCTacatgtcctattcagggttgtggggggactAGAGCCTATCCAGCTActggcgcaaggcagggaacaattcaGGATGGGGCACTAACTGCAGATGCTAATATCAAAGCACGATTTGCTAATTGCACCTCCAATCAGAAAGTCATGCTATTGATACCAGTGTAGCTGGCGATATTTACGCTGTGATATGCTACAGCTGCCTGTAAGCAATAACGTGCTTTCATTTGCTTTATTAACATCATGTGTACATGTCTgaaacatatatacatacgtTTCAGTATGTAGGTAGGCGCTCACCACCAGCCGCACCAAGGGCTTCAATCCCAGCTTCACTCCCAACGTTGCATCATCCGGCTTTTTGGGTTTCCTTCCCAAGGCTTCCTTCCTTCCTAAAAGAtgcttccaggaaaaatggcaTCGTTAAGTTGCCTATAGTGTgtgcctgcaatgggctggcacaGGTGCGTATGTGTGCACATCTATAGCAACTATCTACTATATCCTTCGCAGGAAGACAGCGAGTCCAGGAGCCAAGAATGATAAGATATACACTTTAAGAAGCGACACGAAACACGTCTTCAGTCACCATGAGGAAACAGCGGTaatctctaccccccccccccccccccagtatagTGTATAGTGTACATGACCAAAATGTTTGAAATCATCAAATTTTAGTGGAGTTCCCCCTCAAACCATGAGAGAGTCTAAATGTGCTGACAACAACATTTTCAAAGCCGCGCTACATTTTCCCAGTGAAATGGCTTTTGTTGTATCCGGATTTCCATACATCTACTTTATGCCACATTGAAACTGTTTTTCGAACAGAACTGTGTGCTttataaaaagtaaaacaaaagcgACTGAGTGTCAGGTAGTACACTTGGACATTTACTGAAAATAATctgcttttaaaatgtacatatagttTTATAATATAAAGTAAAATACTTAAAACATCCAACTAGACTGAtatgagaaagaacatttcagtACTATTAGAGCAAGACTCAGTTCTACATTTATGGAGTAGAAACATCTACCGTGGTGGATTGGGTGGGTCTGGATCCACCCAGATCTCATTTAAGCCCATCCACTCCACATTCACAGCGATGCAGCACGATAAAATGATTTCATATGGCAGGTGggctatgtgtgtgcatggttAGATCAATTGGAAGAAATGTGCTGTTGAGAGGTAAATAGGTTTTTCTTTCCCTTTGTTCATTTGGTCTAAGTAATGCCACGAataatttaaaaactgatttacAGAAAGTGTGTAGCTGAATctgaaatgtgatttttttttttgtcaagtgATTTGTTATGGGACTGGGCCACCTGGTTCACTGCTGATTCTCTGATTATTTTTGGCTCCTCTATTAAGAAATATAAATGAGAATTAAAAACTGAGAAACACACAGTTAAAAATTCACAATTCATCCGTTTGATTCATATGCACGATGAATGAATAACTGTTAATGGCTTAATTTAGGAAACTCCACTTATGGTTCGCAAAGCTGATATCCAAGTAATTTGAGTGATTCATCTCCTTATAATGCTCGTGGCGGGGGTTCTGGAGATTATTCccacctacggacaatttgcAACACATTCAGTTTATCATGGAGGGGATAATAAAGCAAGTAACCAAAGTtacttattacaaataaatgcgGATCATACAACGTACTAAACTGCCAATCCCTTTAAAAAAACCCTTTGGAAACACATGATGACAGGCGAGTAAATTAAGACTGAGTCCCAATCAGCAAAGGCCGATACAATAAGACTGAAAtttggaaaagaaaaacaacaacaacaaaaaagccGCCTCTTTCAGTTCGTCTCTTCCTTGATGCATGCCAATTTATTTGAGAGTAACTGGGAGACATTGGGGCACTTCACATTTATTTTAGTTAACTGAAACTGACGTCAAGGCTGCCGGTAATACTGTTGATTTCCAGCCCACTTTTCCGTTCTAATAGTGCGTGTTCCCCCCTCGGCCGCGCAAGCCGCGCCAGGGCGAATGGCGCATCTTTCGGAGGGAGGTGAGCGCTTATCGGAAAAGCGGTGGGCGTAGTGAAGCAGTAAACGCCGCTCGCTTCCAGCCTGTTTTGCGGTATAGCCCGCCCCTTTTCATTCCCGGCTCACGGATTGGACATCTGGAGCGAAGCCCTCATGTTTAATTCATGAGCTAAGTTTCATTTCGCTTAGATAATGGCTCGTCGGTCGCCCCCGTTTTTCGTGCAGTTCACATGGTTGCTGCTATTCGGTGCAATTTTGTTGCGAGTTAACCTGAACCCAGACTGGACTGTCATTGCGCCCTGAGAGTTTCCACACACCAGGTTCACAAGTTCAAGTTCTCCCCTTTTGGAAGTAGTAGGTGCCATTATAAAGTACTCTAGGGGATAATATTCAAGGAGAAAGTACGGTAAGCATTACTTTATTGATTGAATTACGGTAAAAATCGTAAATGCGCTTAGCAGCATACTTAAGGTTTTTAGCCGTCCCTTGCGTGTCTGTCGAAGTACGGCTAGATGtggcatttatttatatatataaaaaaggacAGCTAGAGAATAGCACTGATGTTACTGGCATACTTAAGTCACACACGATAGTGTATTTTTTTCGTATCCAAATCACTCATACCACAATTATACAACCAAATGCCTCATTTTCTTTTTCCCGTATGTCTCACGCATGCAAAAATAACGTTTCTTATAGGACTTACTCATACACGTAGGCGACAGTTCATCATATCCGCAAAATGAGGAACAGTAGCGTTGTTTAATATTCTGCATGCTGATTTTAAATCAGTGTGCAGGTACTACCGTAGGGGTCTCAATGGTGGGAAGTTAACTGCCTGCCATCTAACATTTTGGAAACCTGAAATGTTCTTACAAGTGTGAAATCTAGAATATTCTGAAGGAAAATGTTCCCACACTAACAACTAAGTGCTTAGAAaatactatctatctatctatctatctatctatctagataGGTAGTTTTTTGGTCTTTGGGGAACACAGAGACTAGTAACAAAACCAGCTGTGGTATGTTTCTGACTGTTGGTATTGTTCTTAGTTTGAACTTCTGTTGTAGGTGCAGGAAATATTCACAGAATTACCGTTGATTGCTATATGAGGGCCTGGAATAACATATGTGAAAAATAACCATccttcatttgttttgttttcatcttttgttttgccaagtGCATACCAATGTGTAATGATTTGTCATGTGTCATGCTTTTACAGGCAGTGAAAGGAAGAAGGAAGTCAATGTAATAGACACGCTTCCTTTGAACAAcatgatatgattactctgttaTGCAATTATTACCGGGGTGTACTGCAGGGAACCATTTGTGTCCAGATTTCCTGCTTGCAAAATATATAAAAGCCACCGTTTCCAGATTAGTTTAACGACCTTCATTTGGCTCGTGGCACGAAGTCGTATGCAcaagaaaacaaaagcaaacaagTAAAAAATATTCGGCTACGTCAACACACTTCATTGAGTTGACATGCGTACCTTAATTTTGTCTCATGTGCATGACGTAGTCGATGTTTGCTGTTTAATCTAGGTATTCCGCAAAGATAAAAATAGCGTATCGATAGAAAGCCATCTCATTGTAATTCATCAACCCTAACTAATTCAGTGTGTTCATTTTGCTCATTTTCCCCAGTGTATCTCCAGCATACCGTGTCTTTCTGTTCTTCTGTTGCTGACTTTGCTTCAGGAATCTGTTTAGCAGGTATCTGACAGGTCCGATCAGTTTTCCAAGGACATGTACTGtaaattgatttaaaaaaaaaaaaagtacaatttCCTGCGGTCAGGACActatcaggaccctgtggcCAGAGTTTGAGGTTTTCATATGCGCTGCTCGTTTGGTTATGTGCATAAAAGTAGGTAACGCTCTGCTGTTTTTTGTCAGAAATTGATCCGATATAGATGTTGAAGTGTGGCAGTGAAGAAGAGTGCACAGGACTGCCCACAGTGAAATCTACCTACATCCGTGGGCGAAGATGACATATCAGGTTGCTCGTGATTGTTCTGACTGCAAAGCGAACTGATTGCTTATGGCATCCTGAAGGTCAGGCTGAGCGTATGTCCATGGAAGCCTTACCTGCTTTATTATCACTGACCTTAAGCAGTTTACAGCTACCTTTGTCATGTCAGGCACTCTCCGTAGGTGTAGCGCCTGTGCCTGAGAAGCAGTTTAACTTCCTGGAGTATTTCCGTATGGCAAACAATTAATGTATTGACTGGAATACAACTGACTGTAATACAATGATAGGCATTGTTTCTGGTAAATGTCATCATGAGGCAGCTACTTTTCAAGTTATAAAGGCTGCAGGCAAAATAGAAAGGATGAGTATGAACCACAATTCAAGCTATTATTAACTTGGACTAAATACGTCTATGTAGCCTGTCTACACTTATACCGTTCATCCAGCAGTTTATTAAGCAAGGAATAATGTATATGCATTAGGTATGGAGCTATTTTAGAGAGTTACTGTAGGTTTCTGCTGTTAAATGGTATATTTGCTTTCACCAGTTTTGAAGTAGTATTTGAAGGAGGTAGCTACAATTACTGAGTTTTTGCGAGTATGGGCTCAATATGTTTCCAGCTTTTGCTTTTGTTAACTATTGTCGGTTTTTTCAACATAATCAATTTTACAGCGTACAGAGTGctgtagtatatatatatatatatatatatatatatatatatatatatatatatatatgtgtgtgtgtgtgtgtgtgtgtgtgtgtgtgtgtgtgtagaaatATCTCCCAAATTCGGAATATATATCTGTATGAAAAGtttcctttttcatttttttttttttttatttgcacgCAACCCAACGCGAGCTGCCCAAAAACGCTGTCTGCGGCCCGACACTTTCCTACGGAGGCCCTGAAGGGacctgtgcaaaaaaaaaaaaaaaaaaaaaatgaaatgcgaGACTATCTCGTGCGCACACGAAAGTAAAAGCATTTAATTTTTTGGGTAGCGCACAATGAGATGCGTGCAAACCTGATCCCGTTAATACACCGGGTTAATTTTATGCACTGTTTGTGAGCTCCACCAGGTCAGCAGGGCCTACATGAAGAAAAACACCATCTGCTAAAAATCAAAGTGACCAAAACTGATTGccaatgtttgtgttttttattttttttgtttttctccaaggatttttttttgtataaatgcgTAATATTTGGTTGGAACCAAAGTCATAATTTTTAGAACATCTCTCTAGTTCTCGATTCACAAGTGATAATTTGGAATGGATTAGCTCCTAAAGTTGAGAACTACCTGTACTTGTGGTTCACTTACTGAGCAACGGCCTTATGTTACAAGTTCATGGAAGTTATATTCTACAGTAGCTCTGGATATGTTCCTCAAACCCTCTGAGCTGGATGGGTAACTACTCTAGACAAAGATAGTTATTTGCAAGTGCCGTTTCTCACTCCAAAAGTACAAAGAGGGAAACGAAAGCTTAGATTAGTAGAGCCATTGGTGAGGATATCTTCTGAAAGCAGGAAAGTTGGTTAATTAAGAAGCgacggatggacggacggacggctCAGCCTGTTTTGATCATTATTGTTATGTGTTCTTTGGGGTGATCGTTTCTGGCTCAGCTCAGCAGGTACAGTTGCTTTTTTACGTCCAGGATGGGGAGCTGCCATGCAGCATATGCTCCAGCCATAATGTTCGCATACTTGTTTGACAAAAATGATCGACATACATACGTACCAAGTCATCCAAGCTCCACCAATGTTAAGCATCTAATTGGAACAAAATCAGGTATGTACATTGGGACACTAGGACCAGGTATGAGACACTGTAGTTTATGTTAAGTATTACACATAGTAATGCTAGGTTTTCCTTAACAGTACATTACGCCTATGAGTTGGTCCctcaggaaaaaaacatgcCAAAATTAATCTAAGGTTAGTCCTGTTCCATCCTGTTTGGTTCTAAACCTCAAAGGCATCTCATTAATCTACCTTTTCATCTGTTCTTTCTTTTTTAGTTAGAAGATGTAAAAGAAAACACAGTTAAGTCTACATAATTTGAAGGAAACTATGCAGTCATTAGGTTGATGACCTTGGAAGGATGACATGTAATGTTGTATCAAGAAGCTCTTGCAGTCTTGCAGTCCACAGCTGAGATGCCTAATTTCTTTAGTGCCTCCGCGTCAGATTTTTCGTCCGAAA
This window encodes:
- the LOC125718245 gene encoding caveolae-associated protein 1-like translates to MAEPSAKLKQIDLNEVSEDDDEVVLVTSVKELPEAERVAEVEKESDAQINGTMVLTLLDKIIGVVDEIQQTQSALETRQHSMERAVMGIQGELAKLSKSHNGTTQTVNKMLEKVRKVNVNVKTVRSNLEKQAGQIKKLERNESELLKRRNLKVFIYQDEAETLPKVVLSKTKNSQEVADEGGAEGNIEPEEGEEEPPNGLSPEDEVEIEEIIEESRAQRIKRSGLQRMDNIKKAFSKEKMEKTRQKTQENLKMTRQRTRENLEKTRYNFQKKMGKLSTRMSVRSERKEKLKVSREKLKKSFKPDHAIYARSKVTVYRVPPFTFRVKKIRGGEVEVQGSEVDEEQEEEAGEEEEREVHETEGLLKEGGQELPPLLLAEEDLEQVKVKNGSRRKTE